The Staphylothermus marinus F1 genome has a segment encoding these proteins:
- a CDS encoding aminotransferase class I/II-fold pyridoxal phosphate-dependent enzyme, whose amino-acid sequence MIVCRCADNILLYKEKRDILLNSLEEYVGSAKFTKPKAGMFVMLYLPEKASGEEFASKLIDEYKVAVVPGRPFYTDGSGANTVRLNFSRPSKNDIREAVKRIGELYKRLYS is encoded by the coding sequence GTGATAGTATGCCGGTGTGCCGATAACATACTCCTGTACAAAGAGAAACGAGACATACTGCTAAACTCTCTTGAAGAATACGTAGGCTCGGCTAAATTTACGAAGCCTAAGGCTGGTATGTTTGTTATGCTATATCTTCCAGAAAAAGCTAGTGGAGAAGAGTTCGCATCCAAGCTCATTGACGAATACAAAGTTGCAGTTGTACCAGGAAGACCATTCTATACTGATGGCTCGGGAGCGAACACGGTAAGACTAAACTTTAGTAGACCATCAAAGAACGATATACGTGAAGCCGTAAAAAGGATTGGCGAATTATATAAAAGGTTGTATAGTTAA
- a CDS encoding type II toxin-antitoxin system CcdA family antitoxin — MSRYVTVSAKVRRELLEEAKRLKINVSELIRRALEEEVRRRKLIDLEKRLKEKRNVLAKIDIDEIVRLIREDREAR, encoded by the coding sequence ATGAGTAGGTATGTTACTGTTTCAGCTAAGGTTAGGAGGGAGCTCTTAGAGGAGGCTAAGCGTTTAAAAATTAATGTCTCAGAGCTTATAAGGAGAGCTCTTGAGGAAGAGGTACGTCGCCGTAAACTAATTGATTTGGAGAAGAGGTTGAAGGAGAAGCGTAACGTGCTCGCCAAGATAGACATCGATGAGATAGTGAGGCTTATTCGGGAGGATAGGGAGGCTAGATAA
- a CDS encoding type II toxin-antitoxin system VapC family toxin: protein MKPSYLFDASSLVKALKEAKLVPLGGQVLQWLTIYEVLNVFWEESYLLHRLSIEEAVSLTRDFTDLVLNMIILEPRGLEHDILQIAVSRGITAYDASYIALARKHGLTLVTEDQILAKASTNMVKTVSLDDIK from the coding sequence ATGAAGCCAAGCTATTTGTTTGATGCTTCTAGCCTTGTAAAAGCGTTGAAAGAAGCTAAACTAGTACCATTAGGTGGACAGGTTTTACAGTGGCTCACAATATACGAGGTTTTAAATGTTTTTTGGGAGGAGTCCTACTTATTACATAGACTTAGTATTGAAGAAGCGGTTTCCCTAACAAGAGACTTCACAGATCTAGTCCTGAACATGATTATACTAGAACCTAGGGGTCTAGAACATGATATTCTCCAAATAGCGGTTTCAAGGGGTATAACAGCTTATGATGCATCATATATAGCATTAGCTAGGAAACATGGGCTAACACTTGTAACTGAGGACCAGATACTAGCTAAAGCCTCCACTAATATGGTCAAGACAGTGAGTCTAGACGATATCAAGTAG
- a CDS encoding type II toxin-antitoxin system VapC family toxin, which produces MALYESPNALWKHYILVKDLDLGSFRNAFKDLLSLWNGFTVIPAHEIAGKSLDIAIKEKATIYDSLYLALAQQYNACLATFDTRQHIAADKLGIRTCL; this is translated from the coding sequence ATTGCATTATATGAATCACCTAATGCTTTATGGAAGCACTACATCTTAGTCAAGGATTTAGATCTAGGTTCTTTTAGGAATGCTTTTAAAGACCTATTATCTTTATGGAATGGTTTCACAGTTATACCAGCACATGAGATCGCCGGGAAATCCCTAGATATAGCTATAAAAGAGAAGGCAACCATATATGATTCTCTATACCTAGCCTTAGCTCAACAATACAACGCCTGCCTAGCAACTTTTGATACTAGACAACATATCGCAGCTGATAAGTTAGGAATAAGAACCTGTCTATAG